The Pseudomonas aeruginosa genome includes the window TCCGCTCATGCAATTGGCGCGGGCGCTGTGCCTGATCGGCACCAGCCTGTTCTTCACCACCGGCCTGCGCTACCTGCCCTTGGCCGAGGCGACCGCGGTGAACTTCCTGGCGCCGCTGCTGGTGACCGCGTTATCCGTGCCGTTGCTGAAGGAGAAGGTCAGCCTCGGTCAATGGCTGGCGGTGCTCACCGGCTTCATCGGCGTGCTCTTCATCGTGCGTCCCGGTGGCGCGCTGTTCACCCCGGCGGCGTTGTTCCCGCTCGGCTCGGCGCTGTGCTTCGGGCTCTACCAACTGCTCACGCGGATGCTCGCCAACAGCGACAGCCCGACCACCAGCAACTTCCTCGCCGGCATCTTCAACACGCTCATCATGAGCCTGCTGGTGCCGTTCTTCTGGCAGACTCCAAGTCTTCTCCACGGCCTGATGATGATCGCCCTGGGCGGTTGCGGCATGGGCGGCCACCTGCTGCTGACCCAGGCCTTCCGCCATGCGCCGCCGGCGACCCTGGCGCCGTTCAGCTATGGCCAGATCATCTTCGCCGGCCTGCTCGGCCTGCTGGTGTTCGGCCACGTGCCGGATGCCTGGGCGCTGCTCGGCATCCTCGTCATCTGCGCCAGCGGCCTGGTGGTCGCCTGGCGCCGTGGCCGCTGAACGCAACGGGGTCGGCGCGTAGGCTTCACAACAGGCTCAGCGGATAGCTGACGATCAGCCGGTTCTCGTCGAAGCGGGTATTGCTGCCCCAGTCGCGGCGCTGGCTGGAGTTGCGCCAGCGGACGTTGAGACGCTTGAAGGCGCCGCTCTGCAGCGTGTAGCCCAGCTCGCTCTCGCGTCCCCATTCGCTGCCGTCGTCGGTGACTCCGGCCAGGCGCACATGGTCGCCATGCAGGTAGCGGGTCATGAAGGTCAGGCCGGGTAGGCCGAGGCCAACGAAGTCGAAGTCGTAGCGCAGTTGCCAGGAGCGCTCGCCGGGATTGTCGTAGCTGGCGTTGTAGCTGTCGTTGGCCAGGGTTCCGCCGCTGGTGCCGTTGACCCGCATCCAGCCGTCGTCGCCACTGACCTTCTGCAGGCCGAGATAGAGGGTATGCAGCCCGTAGCGCGCGGAGAACAGCGCGGAAACGGTGCGGTTATCGAGCTTGCCGGCGCGCGCGCTGCCAGCGTCGCGGCCACGGAATCCGCCGAGGTTGGCGCCCAGCAGCCAGTCGCCGAGCGGCTGGCTGTGTTGCAGTTGCAGGTACTGTTGGCGGTAGATGTCCTTCAGCTCGGCGTTCCACAGGCCGAGCAGGCTGCGTTCGCCATTGAAGCGATATTCGCCGCCGGCGAAATCGAAGCGGTCGGAAGTGGCGGCTGGCCGGCCGAACAGCGACATGTCCTGCATGCTTGCGTCGTTGCGCGGGCTGTTGCCGCGGAACTGGCCGGCGTAGAGGGTCAGGCCGGCGATCTCGTTGGCGCTGAGCTGGCCGCCGCGGAAGGTCTGCGGCAGCGAGCGGCCATCGTCGGAGCGGAGGATCGGCAGCACCGGCATCCATTCGCCGATCTTCAGTTCGCTGTTCGAGACGCGCAGCTTGCCGGCCACCGCCAGGCGTCCGAAGTCGTCGGCCGGGCGGCCGTCGTCGTGGATCGGCAGCAGTTGGGTGCCGGCCGTTCCCTTGCCGCCATCCAGCTTCAGGCTGTAGAGACCGAGGACATCGAGGCCGAAGCCGACGCTGCCCTGGGTGAAGCCGGAGCGGGCGTCGAGGATGAAGCTCTGCGTCCACTCCTCGGCCTTGCCCTGGCTGGCATCGCCGACGAAGTTGCGGTGCAGGTGGAAATTGCGCGCGGTGAGGCTGGCCTTGGCATCTTCGAGGAAACCTTGCCCGGCATGGACTGGCAGGCCGGCGCCCAGGCAGAGGGAAGCGCAGAGCGCGCGGACGTGGCTCGGGTGCGACATGGGTGTGTCCCTTCGTTCTTGTTCTTTAGGCAGGGAGGTGCCCGGCGAGCGCCGGGCGCTTGGACTCAGGCTTCGATCCGGCGCGGAGCCATGAAGTACAGCCAGGTCAGGGCGATGAAGTACATCGCCGGGATCATGGTGAAGAGCACCGCGTAGTTGTTGTTCGTCGCGGTCAGTACGCCGCCGACGATCTGGGTCATGAACATCCCGCCCAGCGCCGCGCACATGCCGCCGAAGCCGAACACCGTGCTCATCAGGTGCTTGGGCGTGTAGTCCATCACCAGGCTCCAGATGTTCGCCGTCCACGCCTGGTGTGCGCCGACCGCCAGGGCGATGGCCAGCACGGCGATCCACAGGCCGCTGGCGTTGGCGGCGAACACCACGCCGACGATGGTGCAGGCGAACAGCAGCATCGACAGCAGGCGCGCGCGGATCGCCGGCATGCCGCGGCCGATCAGCCAGGACGAAAGGATGCCGCCGCCGACGCTGCCGAAGTCGGCGGTCAACCAGATCAGGATCAGCGGGATGCCCATCTGCGTCACGCTGATGCCCAGGCCGTACTGCTGGTTGAGGAACGGCGGCAGCCAGTAGAGGTAGAACCAGAACACCGGCGCGGTGATCGAGTAGGCCAGGGCGAAGGCCCAGGTGCCGCGGCGGCGGAGAATCTGCGAGAAGGGCACGCGGGTGGCGGGCGGCTCCTCCTGCTGCTGGATGTATTCCAGCTCGCTCTGCTTCACCCGCGGATGCTCCTCGGGGTTGTAGTAGTTGCGCCACCAGAACACCAGCCAGACCAGGCCCAGCGCCGACATGCAGAGGAACGCCGCCTGCCAGCCCCAGACGCCGAGGATCAGCGGCAACAGGGCCGGGGTGACCATCGCGCCGACATTGGTGCCGGCGTTGAAGATGCCGGTGGCCACCGCCCGTTCCCCGGCGGGGAACCACAGGCGGGTGGTCTTCACGCAGGCCGGGTAGTTGGCCGCCTCGGTCAGGCCGAGGATGAAGCGGCAGACCATGAAGCCCGCCGCCGAGGTCGCCAGGCCGTGGGCGCCGGTGGCCAGGCTCCAGAGCAGCACGGCGAGGAAGAACGCGCGCTTGACCCCGACCTTGTCGATGAAGCGGCCCTGGAGGATGAAGCCGATGGCGTAGCCGACCTGGAACCAGAAGTTGATGTTGGCGTAGTCCATCGCCGTCCAGCTCATCTTCTCGGCCAGGATCGGCTGCATCACGCCGAGGGCGGCGCGATCGATGTAGTTCAGGGTGGTGGCGAAGAACACCAGGGCGAGCATGCCCCAGCGCGTCCGGCCGACGGCGAAGGCGTTGCGGATCCTGCCGCCGCGGGATTCCCGCGGGGCGTCGGCGGCGAGCAGTCGAGAGCTGGAAGAGTGGATCATTGACGGGGCCATCCTTTCGGCGGCCGGCGCCTGGGCGCCCGGCCTGGATTTGTCGTTCTGGGTTGCACGCGGGCGGGCCAGGGGCCGCGCCGGTGTCAGCGGGCCAGGGGCGGTCGGGCCGGACGAGCGGCCAGCGGACGGGATGGAGGGCGGACGGAGAGGTCGGCGATGGACATGAGCGGGTACCCGATTCTTGAAATTGTTATGTCGCGTGGGTTGCGCAGGTGCCCGGAAAGAAGCGCGGAGCGCTTCCGGCAGATCGGGACGGCCTGCACGGGTGGCAGCGATGGTGCGCGATTGGTCGAAAAAGCGTCAATTCGATAATCGTGCTTCCGTTCGATATTCGAACGGAATACTAACCAGTTCGTACATTTTGCGTTGCCCGGCAGTTGGCGCAAACCAATAATCGGCTTGCCGGGCGAGCGGTCTCAGCGACCCGAAGTGGCTTCCCGGCGCATCCCGCGCGGGCTATCCGCGCCTCCGCCGTTCCGCCGCCGGCCCTCGCGCGGCGCCAGGCGCCGTAGGGCGCATTGAGGAGTCGAAGCATGCAGCGTTCGATCGCCACCGTATCCCTGAGCGGCACCCTGCCGGAAAAGCTCGAGGCCATCGCCGCCGCCGGTTTCGACGGGGTGGAAATCTTCGAGAACGACCTGCTTCATTACGACGGCAGCCCGCGCGACGTACGCCGGCTGTGTGCCGACCTGGGCCTGGAGATCCTGCTGTTCCAGCCGTTCCGCGACTTCGAGGGCTGCCGCCGGGAACGCCTGGGGCGAAACCTGGAGCGCGCCGAACGCAAGTTCGACCTGATGCAGGAACTCGGCACCGACCTGGTGCTGGTGTGCAGCAACGTCGCTGCCGATGCCCTCGGCGAACCGGCGCTGCTGGCCGATGACCTCCGGCTGCTGGCCGAGCGCGCCGCCGTCCGCGGCCTGCGCATCGGCTACGAGGCGCTGGCCTGGGGGCGCCAGGTGAACACCTGGGAGCAGGCCTGGGACCTGGTGCGGCGGGCCGACCAGGCTAACCTCGGGCTGATCCTCGACAGCTTCCATACCCTTTCGCTGGACGGCGATCCGCGCGGCATCGCCGATCTTCCGGGGGAAAAGATCTTCTTCGTGCAAGTGGCCGACGCGCCCTTGCTGGCAATGGACGTGCTGGAATGGAGCCGGCACTTCCGCTGCTTCCCGGGTCAGGGCGGCTTCGACCTGGCAGGCTTCCTCGCGCCGGTCGTCGCGTCCGGCTATCGCGGTCCGCTGTCGCTGGAGGTCTTCAATGACGGCTTCCGCGCCGCGCCGACCCGCGCCAACGCCGTCGACGGCCTGCGCTCGCTGCTCTACCTCGAGGAGAAGACCCGCGAGCGCCTGCAACGCCAGACGCCGCACGTGGCGGTGGACGAGCTGTTCGCGCCGCCGCCGGCGAGCCTCTGCGACGGCATCGAGTTCCTCGAGTTCGCCGTCGACGAGACGCTCGGCGCGCGCCTTGGCCAGTGGTTGCAGCGACTGGGCTTCGCCAGGGCCGGCGAGCACCGTTCGAAGAATGTCAGCCTGTTGCGCCAGGGCGACATCAACCTGGTACTGAACGCCGAGCCCTATTCCTTCGCCCACGGTTTCTTCGAGGCCCACGGACCGTCCTTGTGCGCCACCGCGCTGCGCGTGCGTGACGCCGGCCAGGCGCTGGAGCGCGCTCGTGCGTACGGAGGCCAGCCGTACCGCGGACTGCTCGGCCCCAACGAGCGGGAAATCCCGGCGGTGCGCGCCCTCGACGGCAGCCTGCTGTATCTGGTCGAGCGGCACACCGAGGGCCGCAGCATCTACGACAGCGACTTCGTGACGAACGACGCCGACACCTCCGGCCTCGGCCTGCGACGCGTCGACCACGTGGCCCTGGCGCTGCCCGCCGAAGGCCTGGACAGCTGGGTGCTGTTCTACAAGAGCCTGTTCGACTTCGGCGCCGATGACGAGGTGGTGCTGCCCGACCCCTATGGCCTGGTCACCAGCCGTGCCGTGCGTAGCCCCTGCGGCAGCGTGCGCCTGCCGCTGAACATTTCCGAGGACCGCAACACCGCCATCGCCCGATCGCTGTCCAGCTATCGCGGTTCCGGCGTGCACCACATCGCCTTCGATTGCGCCGACATCTTCGCCGCCGTGGCCGAGGCCAAGGAGGCCGGGGTCGCACTGCTGGAAATCCCGCTGAACTATTACGACGACCTCGCCGCGCGCTTCGACTTCGACGACGAGTTCCTCAGCGAACTGGCCTACTACAACGTCCTCTACGACCGCGACGCCCAGGGCGGCGAGCTGTTCCATGTGTTCACCGAGCCGTTCGAGGAGCGCTTCTTCTTCGAGATCCTCCAGCGCCGCCACGGCTACGCCGGCTACGGCGCGGCCAACGTGCCGGTGCGCCTGGCGGCGATGGCGCAAGCGCGGCGGGGTGTGCGCCGGGTCAAGCTGTGAGAATTGTCGGGGCTCCGGCAGGTGCTCTTCCTACAGCCGGGCGGGCCCCGCATAATCGGCCGCAATTCCCGCCGGCCACGAGTGAGTCACCGATGTCCAAGCCTGATCCCGCCGTCGTGGAGGAATCCGCTCCGCGCGGCAAGGGACGCAAGAACAATCCCGAGAAGACCCGCCAGGACATCCTCCGCGCCGCCATCGACGAGTTCGTCGCCCAGGGCCTCTCGGGTGCGCGGGTGGACGCCATCGCCGAGCGCACGCATACCTCGAAGCGGATGATCTATTACTACTTCGGCAGCAAGGAGCAGCTCTACCAGGCCGTGCTGGAGAAGCTCTACAGCGACATCCGCGGTATCGAGGGCACCCTGCGGCTGGGCGCGCTGCCGCCGGCCAAGGCGATGGAGAAGCTGGTGGAGTTCAGCTTCGACTACCACGACCGGCATGTGGATTTCGTGCGCATCATCAGCATCGAGAACATCCACAAGGGCGAGCACATCGCCAGCAGCGAACTGGTGCAGAGCGTCAACAGCTCGATCGTCCAGAGCATCGCCGAGATTCTCCGCCGCGGCGAAGCGGAAGGGGTGTTCCGCGCCGGGCTGGAGGCGCTCGACGTGCACATGCTGATCAGTTCGTTCTGCTTCTACCGGGTGTCCAATCGCTACACCGTGTCGCGGATCTTTCGCACCGACCTGCACGACGCCGAGGTTCGCCAGCGGCACCGGCGGATGATTGGCGAGGCGGTATTGCGCTACATCCGTGCCTGACTCCGGTCCCCTCTCCCCTTGGCGGGAGAGGGGCGCCATTCAGTCGCCCAGGCTGGCGAAGTGCGCCTGCATGCGCGCGGCGTCGGCCGCCACCCCGCTGAACAGTTCGAATGCCTTCACCGCCTGGAACACCGCCATGGTGCCGCCGTCCAGTGTGCGGCAGCCGAGGGCGCGGGCCTGGCGCAGCAGCTCGGTTTCCAGCGGAAAGTAGATCACCTCGGCGACCCACAGGTCGGCGCGCAACAGTTCCGCCGGCACCGGCATGCCGGGTAGCTTGGCCATGCCCACCGGGGTGGTGTTGACCAATCCCTGGGCGTCGCCCAGGGCGCCGGCCAGGTCGCTGCCGGCGAGCGCTCGTGGCGCGCCGAAGTGCTGGTTGAGGTTGTCCGCGAGGGCCTGGGCCCGCGCCGGGTCGACGTCGAACAGGACCAGCCGCTCGACGCCCTCGGCGAGCAGCGCATGGGCCACTGCCGCGCCGGCGCCGCCCGCGCCCATCTGCACCACGCGCTGGCGCGGCGCGCCGGCCAGGCCGCGCCGAAAGCCCTCGGCGAAGCCCAGGCAGTCGGTGTTGTGGCCGATGCGCCGGCCATCGCGCAGCACCACGGTGTTCACCGCGCCGATGCCGCGTGCCTCGGCGGAGAGGTCGTCGAGCAGGGGGATGATCGCCTGCTTGCAGGGGAAGGTGACGTTCAGCCCGGTGAAGCCGAGGTCGCTGGCGGCGGCGAGCAGGAACTCCAGGTCGTCCGCCGACTTGCCCAGCGGGTCGAGATCGATCAGCCGGTACAGATAGCGGATGCCCTGGGCGTCGCCCTCGCGCTCGTGCAGGGCAGGGGTCCGCGACGCCTGGATGCCGGCACCGATCAGGCCGGCGAGAACCGATCGCGGCGCGCTCATGCGGCCGCCTCGAAACGCTCGGCGAAATGTTCCAGGGCCAGGCGGTAGCCGAGGCTGCCGAATCCGCAGATCACTCCCAGCGCCACCGGCGAGACGTAGGAGTGGTGGCGGAACGCTTCGCGCTGGTGGACGTTGGACAGGTGCACTTCGACCACCGGCAGTTCCACCGCGGCCAGGGCGTCGCGCAGCGCCACCGAGGTGTGGGTCCAGGCGGCGGGGTTGATGACGATGCCGGCGACCCGGCCGCGGGCCTGGTGGATCCAGTCGAGCAGTTGGCCTTCCTGGTTGGTCTGGCGGAAGTCCACGGCGAAGCCGCGCGTCTCGGCGAAGGCCGCGCATTCGTCGGCGATTTCGCCCAGGGTCCGCCGGCCGTAGGTCTGTGGCTCGCGGGTGCCGAGCAGATTCAGGTTGGGGCCGTTCAGGACCAGTACCGTGCGCGTCATGGCGCAGCCTCCACAGCAATGATGTCATCGATGCCGGAAAAATGTACCGAACGGTTACTTTTGTAAACCGGACGCCGTCGCCGACGGGACGAAAGCGTTCGATTATCGGCGTCCGCTCACTCGCCTGCCGTCGGTTGCGTCGCGCCGCGGCCGCGCAGGGTCATGTCGGGCAGTGCCGAGGCCACCGCCAGGCCGAGCAGCGCCACCGCCGCGTTGACCAGGAAGAGCACCTTGAAGGCATCCGCGAGGACATGCTGGAGGATCACCCGGGCCGGCCCGCTGGCGGCGTCCAGGCTGCTCAGCAGGGCGCTCTCGGAAAAGCCCTGGTCGAGCCCGCCGCCGATCCGCAGGTGCTTGAGCAGGGCCAGCAGGATCGCCGACATCAGCGCCACCCCGACCGCCCCGCCGAGGGAGCGGAACAACGTCGCGTTGCTGGTGGCGACGCCGATGTGGCGTTGCTCCACGGCGTTCTGCGCGGCCACCAGGCTGGTCGGGAACTGGGTACCGATGGCGATCCCGGTGAGCAGCATGCACAGCCCGGACAGCCAGTGGTCGCCGACCGGGACCAGGGCCAGGCCGGCGATGCCGCAGGGCAACAGGACGGCGCCGAGCAGGATCAGCGGCTTGTAGCGTCCCAGGCTGGCGGTCAGCCGCCCGCAGCAGTACGCGCCCAGCGGCAGGCCCATGACCAGCGGCAGCAGATGCAGCGCGGCGCTGTCGGCGCCGGCGCCGGTAACGCTCTGGTAGCGCAGCGGTACCAGCACGGTCAGCGAGATGGCCTGGAAGCTGGCGAAGAACGCAACCAGCCAACTGAGGGTGGCGGCGCGGACGGCGAACAGTTGCATCGGCACCAGCGGTTCGCGGAAGCGCCGCTCCTGGGCGACGAACAGCAGCAGGGCGAGCGCCGCCAGGGCGAACAGGCCGAGCAGCGCAGGGTCGCTCCAGGCTGCGCCCTGGCCGATCTGGGTGATGGCCAGGAGCAGCGCGGTGAGGCCCACCACCATCAGCACGATGCCCAGGTAGTCGATCATCGGTTGCCGGCGCGGCACCGGCAGGCCGACCAGGGTTCGCCGCGAGATGGCCAGCGCGAGAAGGCCGATCGGCAGGTTGATCCAGAATACCCAGCGCCACGACAGGTACTCGGTGAGCAGGCCCCCGAGCACCGGGCCGGCGACGCTGGCGATGGCGTACATGCTGCTGAAGTAACCCTGGTAGCGGCCGCGCTCGCGCGGCGGGACGATGTCGCCGATGATCGCCTGGCTCACCGCCATCAGCCCGCCCGCGCCGATCCCCTGCAGCACTCGCGCCAGCACCAGTTGGCCCATGCTCTGCGCGAGCCCGCAAAGCAGCGAGGCGGCGGTGAACACGACGATGGCGAAGAGCATCAGACGGCGGCGGCCGTAGAGGTCGCCGAGCTTGCCGTAGATCGGCATCGATACGGTCATCGCCACCATGTAGGCCGAGATCACCCAGGCCAGCAGGTCGAGGTCGGCGTAGTCGGCCGAGATCGCCGGCAGGGAGACGGCGACGATGGTCTGGTCGAGGGCGCTGAGGAAGATCGACAGCATCAGGCCGGCGAGGACGGTACGGACGGCGGGCGGGTTCTGGGCGAGATCGGACAAGACGGCACCTGGGGCGGACGGAACGCGAAGGCAGCGGGCATCATACTGCGCCTGGGGTAGGACAGGTGCCGGGGAGAATCGATCCGTGGGCCGTCTTTCGTCGATATCCGCCTGCGCCAACGTTGCGTCCCGCCTTGGGAAAGGTGCCCCGGCGTTGCGCCGGGGTGGCGCGGCCTACTCGATTTCCTCGTAGGGCAGGCCGACATAGTTCTCGGCTATGGTCGCCAGGCCCGCCTCGGAGCCCAGGTAGTACTCCAGTTCGGTCTGCTGGATGCGCTGGCTGAACGCGTCGGTGTCGGGGAAGCGATGCAGCACCGAAGTCATCCACCAGGAGAAGCGTTCGGCCTTCCAGATCCGCCGCAGGCAGATTGCCGAGTAGCGTTCCAGCAGTTCGCCGCGCCCTTCGCGGTAGGCCTTCAGCAGCAGCCGGTAGAGCGTGCTGACGTCGCTGGCCGCCAGGTTCAGTCCCTTGGCGCCGGTGGGCGGCACGATGTGCGCGGCGTCGCCGGCGAGGAACAGCCGGCCATGCTGCATCGGCTCGACCACGAAGCTGCGCAGCGGCGCGATGCTCTTCTCCAGCGAAGGACCGGTCACCAGTTTCTCCGCCACCTCGGCCGGGAGGCGCGCTTTCAGTTCCGTCCAGAAGCGCTCGTCGGACCAGTCCTCGACCTTCTCTGTCAATGGCACCTGTACGTAGTAGCGGCTGCGGGTCGCCGAACGCTGGCTGCACAGGGCGAAGCCGCGCGGATGGTTGGCGTAGATCAGTTCGTGGCTGACCGGCGGGGTGTCGGCGAGCAGGCCGAGCCAGCCGAACGGATAGACCCGCTCGAAGACCTTCAGCCGTTCCGCCGGGATCGATTGCCGCGAGATGCCGTGGAAGCCATCGCAGCCGGCGATGTAGTCGCAATCCAGGCGCAGCCGTTCGCCGTCGCGTTCGAAGGTCACGTAGGGGCGCTCACCTTGCAGGTCGTGCAGGCGCACCTCGGCGGCCTGGTAGACGGTAGTGGCGCCGCAGGCTTCGCGGGCCTCCATGAGGTCGCGGGTGACCTCGGTCTGGCCGTAGACCATCACCGTCTTGCCGCCGCTCAGGCGCTTCAGGTCGATGCGCCGGCGCTGCCCGGCGAAGGCGATCTCCACGCCTTCGTGGACCAGCCCGTCGCGCGCCATGCGCCGGTCGACGCCGGCCTCGCGCAGCAGGTCGACCATACCCTGTTCCAGCACGCCGGCGCGGATGCGGCCGAGCACGTAGTCCGGGGTCTGGCGTTCGAGGATCACGTTGTCGATGCCGGCCTTGTGCAGCAACTGGCCGAGCAGGAGGCCGGACGGACCGGCGCCGATGATGGCGACTTGAGTCTTCATTGCGGATAGCCCTCTCGCTGTTATGGCTGGCCGGCGGCGCATGCGCCGGCGCTGATCTTGTCTGGAGGTGGCTGTATTTTTGTTTGCCGTGGAGTGCTATAGAAGGCAAATTGCCGATCTATTTCTGGACTTTTATAAAGTCTGTTCGGCAATCGGCCATTTCGCTCGGAGGGCTCGATGACGGATTCCATCCGCGACGTCCCGGTGTTCAAGCTCTACGGCGCTCCCCTCGAATGGCCGACCCCGGACCTGCTGCACTGCGAGTCGATCCCCGCCCGCAGTCGTCTGCACGACTGGGAGATCAAGCCGCACCGGCACGCCGATCTCGCTCAGTTGCTCTACGTGCGCAAGGGCTGGGCGCAGCTCCAGGTCGAGGGCGAGCCGACTCGCGTCGAGCAGCCTTCCATCCAGTTCGTACCGCCGTTGTGCATCCATGGCTTCCAGTTCTCCGAGCGCATCGACGGCTACGTGCTGACGCTCGCCGCACCGTTGCTGGCGCGCTTGCAGGCGCACCTCGGCGCGCAGCGCCAGGCGCTGGAGGCGCCGGGGTTGTACCCGGTGGGCGCGGACCGGCGCTATATCGACACGCTGTTCGACGCCATAGACGGTGAGTATGCTGGCGCAGCGCCAGCGCGCGAGCTGTTGTTGCAGTCGCTGATCGGCGTGCTGGCGGTATGGCTGGGGCGGCAGGTGATGGTCCGGCGGGCGGAGGCACGGCCGGGTCGTGGTCAGGAATACCTATCGGCCTTTTCGCAACTGGTCGAGCGGCATTTCCGCGAGCACCTGGGAATCGACGAGTACGCGCGTCGCCTGGGCATCTCCCCGGCACACCTGAACAGCGTGGCGCGCCGCCTCAGCGGGCAGACCGCACTGGGCATCGTGCACCAGCGCCTGCTGCTGGAGGCCAAGCGCGACCTGGTCTACACGGCGATGACGGTGAACGAGATCGCCGACCGCCTCGGCTTCAGCGAGCCGGCCTACTTCACCCGTTTCTTCAAGCGCCTGAGCGGCGTCTCGCCGAGCGCTTTCCGCAAGGGCGACTAGTGTTCGCGGCGCAACTGGACGATCTCCAGCGCGCGTCCCTCGTCATCACGCGGGCGTCGGCCGCTCTCGACGAAGCCGCAGCGCGCGTAGAACCCCAGCGCCTCGCGGTTGGCGGCGTAGACCTCGACTTCCAGCGCGCCCTTCAGGGTTGCCGCGTGCTCCACCAGTTGCCGGCCGATCCCGCGCCCGTGGGCCGTCGGGGCGACGAACAGGCCGCCGATGAAGGCATCGAGCAGGCCGATGAAGCCCAGCGGCGTATCGCCGTCCAGCGCCAGCCAGGTTTCCGAGGCATCCAGATAATGATCGCGAACCAGTGCCTTCTGCTTCTGCAACTCGGCTTCGCCGAGGAAACCGTGGCCGACGCGCGAGGCCTCCAGCCAGATGGCCAGGGTGGCATCGCGGTCGGCGGGAATGTAGCGGCGGATTTTCAGCGGAGAGGACATGGCGGCGGCTCGCAACGGGAACAGCCGCGGATTATCGCGTGAGCCGGCGGGAAAAGGGTAGGTCCGGCATGTACGCTTCAGTCGCCGCGGATGTACTGTTCCAGTTGCTGGATCAGCTCGGCCTGCTCGGCGATCGCCGCCTTGACCAGGTCGCCGATGGACAGCAGGCCGAGCAACTGGCCGTCTTCCACGACCGGCAGGTGGCGCAGGTGGCGATCGGTCATCAGGTTCATGCAGGTGTCGACGCTCTGCTTCGAGTCCACGCTGACCACCGGCGCGCTCATGATCGCGCTGATCGGCGTACCGATGGACGAACGGCCCTTGAGGACCATCTTGCGCGCATAGTCGCGCTCGCTGACCACCCCTACCACCTCGCCATGGTTCACCACCAGCAGCGCGCCGATGTTCTTTTCCGCCATCAGGCGCAGGGCGTCGAGCACCATCTCGTCCGCTCCGATGGTGTACACCTGCTGGTTCTGCTTGGCGTTCAACAGTTGTGCCACGGTTTTCATACGCGCCCCTCCGGAGCCGTTCTCACGTCCAGCAAGAATCGTAGACGGCGAGCGGATCGGCAAGCGGGGAAAACGGCATCGAACCGATTGAAAAACGTCATCATCGCTTTCCCGACGAAGGTAGGGCCCGCGCTATTAGTCTTTCCCTGCGGGGCTAGTGCAGCACCCGTGCGAGCCCTTCCGGCGACTGGCCGGTGACGTAGCAATGGCGGTGCCGGTCGAGGCTGAGCGGGTGGCCGGCGTCGGTCAGCAGCCTGGCGATGCCCTCGAGGTGTTCCTTGACGTTCACCTGGTATTCCTGCTCGGTCAACGGCACGACCCACAGCAGGTCGACCGGATGCGCCGACAGGGCGAAGCCGTCGAACAGGGAGGCATCCTCCTCCAGCGGCGCCGGGAGGAGAAGGAAGTGCCGCAGCAGGCTCTGCTCGTAGAGCGGGAAGCCGAACGCCACCGCATGTCCATGTCCCAGGGCGAGGCGCTCGTGGAATGGCAGGCCGGCGAGCCATTGCAGGTGGCGCAGGTCATCGCCGCCCAGTTCGTCGAGATAGCAGATCAGCTCGGCGGACCAGCGCGCCTTGCCCATGTAGGGCGCGAAATGCATCGGTGCCTGGCTCATCCCGGCGGTGATCACCACATGGTGCGGCCGCCGGGTGCTTTCCAGGCGATAAGCGAAGACCGCCATTTCCGGCGCCGCTACGCAGTGTCTCCAGAAGTCCCGGCAATCCAGGGTCATGGCGGGCGCACAACCGAAATGGGCGTCGTATTTCTCGCGCAGCCGGGCGATGTAGTCGTTCA containing:
- a CDS encoding MFS transporter, whose amino-acid sequence is MIHSSSSRLLAADAPRESRGGRIRNAFAVGRTRWGMLALVFFATTLNYIDRAALGVMQPILAEKMSWTAMDYANINFWFQVGYAIGFILQGRFIDKVGVKRAFFLAVLLWSLATGAHGLATSAAGFMVCRFILGLTEAANYPACVKTTRLWFPAGERAVATGIFNAGTNVGAMVTPALLPLILGVWGWQAAFLCMSALGLVWLVFWWRNYYNPEEHPRVKQSELEYIQQQEEPPATRVPFSQILRRRGTWAFALAYSITAPVFWFYLYWLPPFLNQQYGLGISVTQMGIPLILIWLTADFGSVGGGILSSWLIGRGMPAIRARLLSMLLFACTIVGVVFAANASGLWIAVLAIALAVGAHQAWTANIWSLVMDYTPKHLMSTVFGFGGMCAALGGMFMTQIVGGVLTATNNNYAVLFTMIPAMYFIALTWLYFMAPRRIEA
- a CDS encoding TetR/AcrR family transcriptional regulator, whose translation is MSKPDPAVVEESAPRGKGRKNNPEKTRQDILRAAIDEFVAQGLSGARVDAIAERTHTSKRMIYYYFGSKEQLYQAVLEKLYSDIRGIEGTLRLGALPPAKAMEKLVEFSFDYHDRHVDFVRIISIENIHKGEHIASSELVQSVNSSIVQSIAEILRRGEAEGVFRAGLEALDVHMLISSFCFYRVSNRYTVSRIFRTDLHDAEVRQRHRRMIGEAVLRYIRA
- the quiC gene encoding 3-dehydroshikimate dehydratase QuiC translates to MQRSIATVSLSGTLPEKLEAIAAAGFDGVEIFENDLLHYDGSPRDVRRLCADLGLEILLFQPFRDFEGCRRERLGRNLERAERKFDLMQELGTDLVLVCSNVAADALGEPALLADDLRLLAERAAVRGLRIGYEALAWGRQVNTWEQAWDLVRRADQANLGLILDSFHTLSLDGDPRGIADLPGEKIFFVQVADAPLLAMDVLEWSRHFRCFPGQGGFDLAGFLAPVVASGYRGPLSLEVFNDGFRAAPTRANAVDGLRSLLYLEEKTRERLQRQTPHVAVDELFAPPPASLCDGIEFLEFAVDETLGARLGQWLQRLGFARAGEHRSKNVSLLRQGDINLVLNAEPYSFAHGFFEAHGPSLCATALRVRDAGQALERARAYGGQPYRGLLGPNEREIPAVRALDGSLLYLVERHTEGRSIYDSDFVTNDADTSGLGLRRVDHVALALPAEGLDSWVLFYKSLFDFGADDEVVLPDPYGLVTSRAVRSPCGSVRLPLNISEDRNTAIARSLSSYRGSGVHHIAFDCADIFAAVAEAKEAGVALLEIPLNYYDDLAARFDFDDEFLSELAYYNVLYDRDAQGGELFHVFTEPFEERFFFEILQRRHGYAGYGAANVPVRLAAMAQARRGVRRVKL
- a CDS encoding OprD family porin → MSHPSHVRALCASLCLGAGLPVHAGQGFLEDAKASLTARNFHLHRNFVGDASQGKAEEWTQSFILDARSGFTQGSVGFGLDVLGLYSLKLDGGKGTAGTQLLPIHDDGRPADDFGRLAVAGKLRVSNSELKIGEWMPVLPILRSDDGRSLPQTFRGGQLSANEIAGLTLYAGQFRGNSPRNDASMQDMSLFGRPAATSDRFDFAGGEYRFNGERSLLGLWNAELKDIYRQQYLQLQHSQPLGDWLLGANLGGFRGRDAGSARAGKLDNRTVSALFSARYGLHTLYLGLQKVSGDDGWMRVNGTSGGTLANDSYNASYDNPGERSWQLRYDFDFVGLGLPGLTFMTRYLHGDHVRLAGVTDDGSEWGRESELGYTLQSGAFKRLNVRWRNSSQRRDWGSNTRFDENRLIVSYPLSLL
- a CDS encoding DMT family transporter, whose translation is MNASTSPLPASDQTLRGILLICAAVFLFASHDGLSKFLSGFYPIVMVVWARYLVHTLLMVAVFVPRNGLAVIRSRRPLMQLARALCLIGTSLFFTTGLRYLPLAEATAVNFLAPLLVTALSVPLLKEKVSLGQWLAVLTGFIGVLFIVRPGGALFTPAALFPLGSALCFGLYQLLTRMLANSDSPTTSNFLAGIFNTLIMSLLVPFFWQTPSLLHGLMMIALGGCGMGGHLLLTQAFRHAPPATLAPFSYGQIIFAGLLGLLVFGHVPDAWALLGILVICASGLVVAWRRGR